ATGCCCGCCGGCGTCGAAGCTCAGCGCAGCTCCGCGAGCGAAGCCGCCCAGCCCGACGGCGTCGTCAACATCCAGACCGCCACCGTCGATCAGCTCCGGCTGCTCCCCGGGATCGGTCCCTCGAAGGCGGAAGCCATCGTGTCGCACCGTGAGCGCCGCGCTTTCCGCCGGGTGGAGGATCTGATGCGCGTCCGTGGCATCGGGCGCGCGACCTTCCGTCGCCTCCGCTCGATGCTCACCGTCGACGGCCCCACCACGATGGCGGGCCCCCAGCGGGCGGCGTCCGCGAGCGAGTGAGGCGTGGCTCCGGGTGACGCCAAGGGGCGTCACCCGGAGCGCGACCGCGCGCCCTGCACGG
This portion of the Sandaracinaceae bacterium genome encodes:
- a CDS encoding ComEA family DNA-binding protein, producing the protein MNTLDNLIRLRWVRAALAAFGLAAALATAMPAGVEAQRSSASEAAQPDGVVNIQTATVDQLRLLPGIGPSKAEAIVSHRERRAFRRVEDLMRVRGIGRATFRRLRSMLTVDGPTTMAGPQRAASASE